A region from the Rosa rugosa chromosome 6, drRosRugo1.1, whole genome shotgun sequence genome encodes:
- the LOC133715165 gene encoding uncharacterized protein LOC133715165, producing MFKNTFQSGFLSILYSLGSKPLQIWDKEVVNGHIKRPQDEDIQSNVLEIVGSNIQSTYITCPADPSATLSIKLPFLVMIVKNLKKYFTFEIQVLDDKNVRRRFRASNFQAVTRVKPYICTMPLRMDEGWNQIQFNLADFTRRAYGTNYVETLRVQVHANCRLRRIYFSDRLYSEEELPPEFKLYLPMQQRT from the exons ATGTTCAAGAACACATTCCAATCTGGGTTTCTGTCCATTCTATACAGCCTTGG GAGCAAACCTTTGCAGATATGGGATAAAGAAG TTGTCAATGGCCATATAAAGAGACCACAGGATGAAGACATACAATCCAATGTCCTTGAAATTGTTGGATCAAATATCCAGTCCACATACATTACTTGCCCTGCAGATCCATCAGCAACACTGAGTATAAAACTGCCGTTCCTTGTTATGATTGTGAAGAATCTGAAGAAATATTTCACATTTGAGATTCAAGTTCTGGATGATAAGAATGTCCGGCGACGTTTTCGAGCTTCTAATTTTCAA GCTGTCACTCGAGTGAAGCCGTATATCTGCACCATGCCACTGAGGATGGATGAGGGATGGAATCAAATTCAGTTTAATCTGGCTGATTTTACCAGGAGAGCCTATGGAACAAACTATGTGGAGACTTTGCGAGTTCAGGTTCATGCAAATTGTCGCCTGAGGAGGATATATTTCTCTGACCGCCTGTACTCTGAAGAGGAACTTCCTCCTGAATTTAAATTATACCTTCCAATGCAGCAG AGGACATGA